A DNA window from Ctenopharyngodon idella isolate HZGC_01 chromosome 8, HZGC01, whole genome shotgun sequence contains the following coding sequences:
- the qng1 gene encoding queuosine salvage protein, with amino-acid sequence MEEPLSPRESGQFVAERSRDVFVDEDGVERVAQMIYELRDSEEFTASGWKMMNPLAPSPDSDDAINWVFVTDTMNFSFWPEKEEEQCEVTCRGNTYRGYMSLCAAVTRAMDEGVPITSPTYFSQISEAELAKVLRSDNTIPMPMLRERHQALTEAGRVLMEHGGSFRMFMSHCENDAERMMKYIVQNIPSYRDEATYEGKRISFYKRAQILVADFWGIMEARGEGNIPNLDYLTMFADYRVPQGLVYLGALRYSDALMETLKNGELLSSGERREVEIRGCSIWCVERIRHHLWKLVEERDGKSCHINSALIDFYLWPYAKKHHKEMAHIPIHHTRCIYY; translated from the exons ATGGAGGAGCCACTGTCCCCTCGAGAGTCTGGTCAGTTTGTGGCCGAGCGGAGTCGAGATGTTTTCGTGGATGAAGATGGTGTTGAACGTGTAGCGCAGATGATTTACGAGCTCCGTGACAGCGAAGAATTCACAGCCAGCGGCTGGAAAATGATGAATCCTCTGGCACCTTCACCAGACTCAGATGATGCCATCAACTGGGTATTTGTGACGGACACCATGAACTTCTCCTTCTGGCCTGAGAAGGAGGAAGAACAGTGTGAGGTCACATGCAGGGGAAACACCTATCGAGGGTACATGTCTCTCTGTGCTGCTGTGACTAGAGCTATGGATGAAG GAGTGCCCATTACGAGCCCCACCTACTTCTCTCAGATCAGTGAGGCCGAGCTGGCCAAAGTCCTGCGTTCGGACAACACTATTCCCATGCCCATGCTGAGAGAGCGTCACCAGGCCCTAACAGAGGCCGGACGAGTGCTCATGGAGCATGGTGGATCCTTCCGGATGTTCATGAGTCATTGTGAGAATGATGCAGAGAGGATGATGAAGTATATTGTTCAGAATATACCGTCATACAGAGATGAAGCCACATATGAG gGTAAGAGGATCTCGTTTTACAAGAGGGCTCAAATCCTTGTGGCAGACTTTTGGGGCATCATGGAGGCACGAGGGGAGGGCAACATCCCTAACCTTGACTACCTGACCATGTTTGCTGACTACAGGGTGCCACAAGGCCTTGTGTACCTTGGGGCTTTACGTTACTCTGATGCCCTTATGGAGACATTGAAAAACG GTGAATTGTTGAGCTCGGGTGAGAGGCGAGAGGTGGAGATCAGGGGTTGCTCCATCTGGTGTGTGGAGAGAATCCGGCACCATCTGTGGAAGCTTGTGGAAGAGAGAGATGGGAAGAGCTGTCACATCAACTCTGCTCTTATTGATTTTTACCTGTGGCCATATGCTAAAAAACACCACAAAGAAATGGCACATATTCCAATACATCACACTCGCTGCATCTACTATTGA